One segment of Asterias rubens chromosome 2, eAstRub1.3, whole genome shotgun sequence DNA contains the following:
- the LOC117302250 gene encoding uncharacterized protein LOC117302250: protein MADGPLTIDPCFKLRVILSDNDIRKMTLPGVTHPSILELHEKVQAAFGLVGDFKLHYFDPDFQEFCNLSSDEDIFNKGTVKVIYTAIPESDSDDLTNSIYDDLLNSTQNSNSSCKTTSLKFDDSASVLSSSDTSVLSTLAGSETDIEQSQRTCPWPEHFPIPRFSYDTELKLSKGNINYGHDKTLMNPVGVKSDILEKIAETIFQYKAYPTDLQFCSVAQALVTKYPCLKGMGSVTGWYGWKTSLKFKMGNYRTKLRNVGCPELTVNSCKRKAGNEQAKTAKNIKKPRRAEVNYLPDYPCNETAATLESERLTLLEDTKKKGNEKEVNDKMARTFPHRRQEVVLQKPMVVDFKERWPVLFTNSQICAEFKRITTVPLMATYTSKVDKHTPKLLNLFRAKGGVKGKKIKTFLDCLDQNNSIHIRREVVIKGLCEFLNEDCGTLFKQFLDTQEEEMIKAKEECTMGIFVIKKEGAAEQEEQADIIVVLEGVEVLKENNQIKAGMASSVVPSLISIGLTG, encoded by the exons ATGGCAGATGGACCCTTGACCATTGACCCTTGCTTCAAGCTACGGGTGATCTTAAGTGACAATGATATAAGGAAAATGACCCTTCCTGGGGTAACTCATCCGAGTATTCTTGAGCTGCATGAGAAGGTGCAGGCTGCGTTTGGGCTTGTAGGGGACTTCAAGCTTCATTACTTTGATCCGGATTTTCAAGAGTTCTGCAATTTATCATCTGACGAAGACATATTCAACAAAGGGACAGTAAAAGTCATCTATACTGCAATTCCAGAGTCCGACAGCGACGATTTGACTAACAGTATATATGATGACCTTCTAAACTCAACCCAAAACTCCAACTCTTCATGTAAAACAACATCTCTGAAGTTCGATGATTCAGCATCAGTATTGTCTTCATCAGATACATCAGTCCTGTCCACACTGGCTGGTAGTGAAACTGATATTGAACAATCACAGAGAACCTGTCCATGGCCTGAACATTTTCCAATTCCTCGCTTCTCCTATGACACGGAACTCAAACTTTCAAAGGGGAATATAAACTATGGACATGACAAAACTCTGATGAACCCTGTAGGTGTGAAATCAGACATCCTGGAAAAAATTGCAGAAACAATTTTCCAGTACAAGGCTTATCCGACAGACTTGCAGTTTTGCTCTGTTGCTCAGGCCTTAGTAACCAAATATCCATGCCTGAAAGGAATGGGATCAGTCACTGGATGGTATGGCTGGAAGACAAGTTTGAAGTTTAAAATGGGGAATTATCGAACAAAGCTAAGAAATGTTGGATGCCCAGAGCTCACTGTCAACTCTTGCAAAAGGAAAGCAGGGAATGAACAGGCAAAAACTGCAAAGAATATCAAAAAGCCGAGGAGAGCCGAGGTTAACTATTTACCTGACTATCCTTGCAATGAAACAGCAGCCACTCTTGAAAGTGAACGACTAACACTCCTTGAGGATACCAAAAAAAAGGGGAACGAGAAAGAAGTCAATGACAAAATGGCAAGAACTTTTCCACATAGAAGGCAGGAAGTGGTTCTTCAGAAACCGATGGTGGTGGACTTCAAAGAGCGATGGCCAGTCTTGTTTACAAACTCGCAG ATTTGCGCTGAGTTTAAACGAATAACAACTGTCCCTTTGATGGCAACGTACACATCGAAAGTGGACAAACACACACCGAAGCTACTGAACCTTTTCCGTGCAAAAGGAGGTGTcaaaggaaagaaaattaagacATTCCTTGATTGTTTAGACCAG AACAACAGCATACACATCCGACGGGAGGTAGTGATCAAAGGCCTCTGTGAGTTCCTGAACGAGGACTGCGGAACtttattcaaacaatttttg GATACCCAAGAAGAGGAAATGATAAAGGCAAAAGAGGAATGTACAATGGGCATTTTTGTAATAAAGAAGGAGGGGGCTGCAGAGCAGGAGGAACAGGCAGACATCATAGTTGTGCTTGAGGGTGTGGAAGTTCTGAAGGAG AATAACCAAATCAAGGCTGGAATGGCAAGTAGTGTGGTACCCTCGCTGATCTCTATTGGACTGACTGGATAG
- the LOC117302371 gene encoding sodium- and chloride-dependent betaine transporter-like, whose translation MDGVHVDNNGSPNNAVNNVDSNDNSCDGSTQTPTKEHTVRAGGDAYNPDETTGLVRENAEDGKTKEANEDVERCCEDEEGDQKDGEDEVIREGWGNKMDFIMACIGYAVGLGNVWRFPYLCYKNGGGAFLVPYFISLVACGVPMFFMEVSLGQLMQTGGIGVWDIFPALKGVGLAAANIAAMLNIYYIIICAWSIFYFFASFSNPLPWHDCQNYWNDIHCLDRELQSNLTTDVRNNSFLTINGTLLAKNLSESPAQQYWE comes from the exons ATGGACGGTGTACACGTGGACAACAACGGCAGTCCCAACAATGCAGTGAATAATGTGGACTCAAACGACAACTCATGTGATGGTAGCACACAAACACCGACTAAAGAACACACCGTACGAGCAGGCGGGGACGCATACAACCCTGATGAAACCACTGGTCTTGTGAGAGAGAATGCCGAGGATGGAAAgacaaaggaggcaaatgaagATGTGGAAAGATGTTGCGAGGATGAGGAGGGCGATCAGAAAGACGGTGAGGACGAGGTGATAAGAGAAGGATGGGGGAACAAGATGGACTTCATCATGGCGTGTATTGGTTACGCCGTGGGGTTAGGAAACGTCTGGAGATTCCCGTACCTATGCTACAAGAATGGAGGAG GTGCATTTTTAGTTCCGTACTTCATCTCGCTGGTAGCCTGCGGGGTACCGATGTTCTTTATGGAGGTTTCCTTGGGTCAGCTTATGCAGACTGGCGGCATCGGTGTTTGGGACATCTTTCCCGCCCTCAAAG GTGTGGGCCTTGCAGCTGCCAACATAGCCGCCATGTTAAACATTTATTATATCATCATCTGCGCCTGGTCTATATTCTATTTCTTCGCCTCCTTCAGCAACCCATTGCCATGGCACGACTGCCAGAACTACTGGAATGACATCCATTGTCTCGACAGGGAACTTCAGAGTAACCTGACAACAGACGTGAGAAACAATTCCTTCTTGACAATAAATGGAACCCTACTGGCGAAGAATCTATCAGAATCACCAGCACAGCAATACTGGGAGTAA